The following nucleotide sequence is from Cryptococcus neoformans var. grubii H99 chromosome 5, complete sequence.
TGCCGTCATGGCCTTTGGTTCCATTCTTGACGGTCCTGACCCTATGACTCTCGCTCCCCTCGTTACCCAGGCCCTTGGTGCTCTTATCAGCATGATGCAATCTGATCCAAGCTTGCAGGTTCGAGACACCGTTGCTTGGACACTGAGCAAGATCACCGAGACCATGCTCGAGGTCATCGACCCTAGTATTCATCTCCGGAACTTTATCACAGCCCTTGTCATGGGCCTCAACGCCTCTCCTCGAACTTGCAACAGCTGCTGCGCTGCCCTCAACAACCTTGTCATGCAAATCTCTCAACCCCCTGAGCTCCTTACCGAAGAGGTTCAAACTACCGTGATGTCCGAGTACTACTCTGGTATTCTCAAGGAGTTGATGCCCATTGCAGAGCGACCCAGTAACCAGTCTAACAGCCGAAGCGCCGCTGTTCAGACTATCGCtaccttcctctccttctctgctAACGACACTCTTCCCGTCGTTCAGGAGGTCGCTGTTGCCTTCATCGCTCGCCAGGAAGCCCTTATGGGTATGCACAACCAGCTTGTTGGTATGGATGACCGAAACAACTGGAATGACATGCAGATCAACAACTGTGTTGTCATTGCTGCCTTCATTCGTCGATCACCTGCTTTGGCCGCTCCTTTCGCCGACAGGATTATGACCAACCTCATACAGCTCATTTCCGCCTCCGGCAAGCAGTCTGGTGTGCTCGAAGAAGCGTTTTCCACCATTGGTGGTCTTGCCTCTGCCCTTGAGGCTGGATTCAACAAGTACATGGAGGCCTTTGCCCCGTACATCATCACTGCCCTTGGGTCCCACGAAGACTACTCTGTCGCTCAGGCTGGTGTTTTTATCACTTCTGACATTGCCCGATCCGTCAATGAAGGCCTCCAGCCTTACGCCGAGTCTCTCATGTCTTCTCTCATCGAGCTTCTTCGATCTCCCATTGTTGCCAGACAGGTTAAGCCTCACGCTATCTCCGCCATCGGTGAAGTGGCTCTTGCTATCGGATCGGGCTTCAAGCCCTTCCTCGAAGCCACCATGGCTATCCTTTCTCAAGCTGGGTCCACTTCTGCTCCCGCTGGTGATGAGGCTATGATGGACTTTGTGCAGACTATGAGGGAGTCTATCGTTGATGCCTTCATTGGTATCATGAACGGTTTCAAGGATTCTGAGGGTGAGTTGATCTAACTTTCTATAGAACTAAAACTAACTTTGGTGTAGCCGGTGTCATGCTTCCCTACGCACCTGgtattctttctttccttcaaaCCTGTTGGGCCGACGAGGACCGCTCCGAGGGCTTCTGCAGTGCCTCCCTCGGTCTCATTGGTGACTTTGCCAGCGCATTCAAGAACAACATCAAGGACCAGATTACACAAAACTGGATTCAAGAGGCTATCACCAGCGGCAGGAGCAGAAGCGCTTCAAAGCAATCCAAGACCAACGCCGCCTATGCTCAGCACGCTATCAAGGATCTGCTCAAGTAAATTGATTTCCATTCTCCCTCGCCCGATTTATAGTCTCGCATGATCTCCCGACATATCATCTCTTTTGCATGGCTCTCACGAACAAAAACGCTCCCATATTTCATTAACAAGTATAAAGTATCTTTGCCGCGCTCTGTCGTCCGAGGACGTTCAACCGCCGCCATTATTTGCATCAATCACATGGTCCTAGAAGAATGACTCTTTGCATTATCATTTTCATTTTCATTTTTCTCCCGTTTCTCATATTTTATTCGCTacattttcttttcattaAAAATTTTGGCGAGAGGCGATAGACTTGAAAAAGTAGCAGTTCGAAGGTCGTCGTTGAATGGTTGGATTCATCAAAAGTGTAGTTTTTCTTTTATCAcctttttgcctttggGCTTTCTAGTTCTCTACTAGTGTGTGATTAAGAGATGCTATATACCCGCGTTTCGATTAAACTATACATTACAAAAGTGATATACAGTGGTATGGACATCTCGTTTGTCAGTAGTGCTTTAGGGACCTCCGAGGGTGTTCTGTATATATGTTCACAATTTGCATATGCGCAGAGGAAACAGAAGGCCGTCCACCGACGCGCTATGCCTCTTTCAACATCCATTAAGTTCAACTCGCTAATTCAGGTTTCGTAAGTCATCAATCGAGATCCGTCGGCGATCCCTGAGCTAACTTTGACTTAAAAGAATACACGTTTTCGTGCCTCAAGGTAGGCGAACTCCTGTCGCTTATCGATCGATTCATTTATTATCGATTATTTGGTTAGCGATTATTTCGTACCATGTGCTCAATTGTCAGCTCTGAAGTGCGGGATTTTGAGCGCTGGGTGCtaagaagaaagaaacgCGTTGACGACATTACACCGCTTGGCCTTGTACGATGTGATGTCAGCTTGTCCGTACCGGGCGTGCACAATGGTTATACATACGCAGCTGATGGTTGCTTGATGGCTGATGGCCCAGGTTTGTCTGCTTTTTAGCTGCAGACCTCACAGCCCAGAACAAGTGTTTTCTCGGTCTGTAACGCTCTCGAAAACAACACAATCACTGCACTACTTGAGACTCGTATTGTGCCACCACTGTTTGAGGTGAAGAATGGTAGATATGAAACCCCAAATATCAAGTAGCAGGTCTCTTCCACCTGGTCTTCAGTCATCAAAAAGGTCCAAGAAATTGTAGAATGAATGGAAACGTCATCTGGACACTGAATTTTGGATGCTGGTTGCGTATTTGTATGGTAGAAGCTCTTGCCTAGAAGCTGATCGACACACACATCAAAACTGTTATGGGGATCCCGAAAAGATTAAAGAGGGGGGAGGGGCTTCATGGTTTCATCAGAGTAGTGATGCAGGGATGTTTGGACTTGAGACAAGTAACGGGGTATGTGTGGTGATTGACTGGCCGTCGGCACTGGCTACACGTAAGAGCTCGGAACCGTCAGATGATCCTCCTACAAGCTGAAGTTTAGAAGAAATACAGATGGAACCGGACAGCACTATGTTGGAGGCTGTGGATCGCAAGGCATCAAGAGATGCAGTCCGAAACTGCGGTCGGAATCAACAACGGTGATGGTTGATCGATAGTTCCAGGGTTCCACCTCAAAGAAAGGGAATGATATGATGTATAGCAGGACAATTGTGATAGTCGAAAAGTCAGACACATTCTCGTTCGCAAACTCAGCGGCCAAGTTATTATTCCGAGAGCCAACTGGTGACTGCTACGAGATTGTTTCCTTGGGGGGAATACAGAGAGTAATTATTACCATATCAACCCCACAACACGACGTCGCATTGCCGTGTTTGCGTAGCGATGCTGCTAAATGACTTCTAAcattgatgatgaggctTGCTGATCGGAGTTGGACGGTAAATAACGCTCAGACGACATCGATGCAAGCCCAGAACAGAAGgtgagggaaaagggggtCGTTTTAGGAGCGTGACATCCCCGTTGCTTGGTGTTGTCCTATCTCAGgccgaaagaagaggcacATTGACCCGGAAGGACATTCGCTGCGCTGATCTtaagaaggaaggatatATGCGGCTGGCAGTGTAGTACTCGGTAATTATCATAATTAAAACTAGAACTCACGTTCGTTTTCCACTCACCCATTACCACCATTAGCCACTAACTAACTGGCAAGAAAAGCGacatggaaagagaagagaatcACCAACAACAGAAGGAATCTAATTGCTTCCTGCCCTCCGAGAGGAGAAGCAGTCCGCCAAAAGATCCGGAAGCCAGCATGGGATTGCAAGAAGGGTCATGTTAACCTATATCTGCTCAGTCAAATTCTGGCGGATCTGCTGGCAATCATAGATCATCATTTTTCCAACACCTACATCCTGCACAATCCTCTCTATCTAATGGTGGTCCTACCTCTAGCGCCTACGATCtcgctttctcttctcactccacttcctctccttcacaAGTCTTTCACCATCCGCTTCCTCATGAGACGTACCATTCACTACACTCTCCCTACCCCAGCCATCATCTGACCGCCCGCGGTACTATTAATGTCCATGCTTTTGGGCGTCACACATTTCCACCCCCTCCACCAATTAGTGTGTCCCATTACTACAGATCTATTCTGCACCCCGTGACTCACCCGAAGCCTTTACCATTAACAGCAATATCTTCTGGTCCCACAGAATCGCCGTCGCCATCATTTGATCCAGCAGCTATTCAAACTGAACCCGCAGGTCAGCCTTCAGATGCTAGTAATGCGCCCCGCACGGGGGGAAATCGGGAGCAAAGGCGAGAATCCCTAGGGATGCAAAGATTACTATCGCAGAACACATTATTGCAAAAGGGGTGGCTATGGCGAATGTCGAAGAGCTATCACAGATGGTGAAGTCATATTACTTGTGAGATAGAGTAGTCAGCACTAACGATTTCGATTAGACTGGATTGACAAAGCAGCAAATTAAGTCCCAACTGGTTGATAGCCGACAAAACGTCCGAAGACAACTGATCGAGACAACTAAAAACCTGCAGTAGGAGTTCAGTGCATTTTGGTGTAAATTTACCTATGTTGATTCCCCGTAGAGAATGGTAATTGTGTCGTAAGAGATTTTACTTATATTATACGGCAGCATTTAGTATAGTAATCGCCCGTAGATTTCCCATACTAACTGAGCACATACTGTCACGTCGATCATGTACCAATGGACCATTAGCAGCAGACACATTGGAAAGTCACAAGTTATATTGATCCATCATAACATACTTAGTCCCGTTCGTCTTCAGAATCGTCTTTGTCATTACCCTTgccagaaggaagaagaccgGACTGCTGACCGATCTGTCCCTTTTCTCTCCGTCTTTTAACATCCCACTGTAGGCATTAAAATGAGTAAACGCCTTCTagcgaaaagaagagattgcTTACGTTGTGTACCCTCGCGAAATTGACTTCCATCACAGTGATCTGTTCCCTTAACCACTCAAGATCCTCTATAGTTTCCTCCTGGGATTTTTGAGCGGCTGCGAGTTTGCTTGAGAGTAAATCGATTGCCTCTTCCAGAGGGTACATCAACATTGTGTTGGCCTGCGTTATGTACGTTGATAATCAGTGACGATCATGTAATCATAAGATGATATATATACCCCGAGCCACAACCCCACCTCTCCAGTTTCGATGATCTCTGCTTCCGCATATAATGTATCGTTGAGCTCAAAAAGAGTCTTCATAGgctgctcctcctttttttcctcatcatcgagATCATCGaggtcatcttcatcgtcgctgagcttttcttcttctataGGATGCCCGAGAGCCTTCTGACGGCGCTGATGCAGATACTTGACCACTTGAAGGGTTTGCGTAATGTCGGGAATCTTGCCGAGAAGAGCTTTTCGGCGTTGTTGCAAGGAGATTTCCATGTATCGATATTTGCTTCATGATCAAAGCCGTCAGTGAAATGCCGCCGATTCTGACTCGCAAAACTACATACGCGGTAGTTTCCTCAAATTTCTTGATAGTAGTTTGGACTTCCGCATCCTTTCCGCCCACATACTCGTCGACATTGTCCTACCAATGCCCTTGTCAGCCAAGGAATTTAAGATACGAGTCCACACTTTGGAATCTTGACCTACAACAAAAGGTGCTCTTGGGATACCTCGAGGATTGACTTCCATTTGCTTGGACGATGAAGTAGTAGCCATTTTAGGTAATACTAGCGCCTATAACCTTTTTTATACTTGGAAGGTAAGGAGACGAATTGGCTATTCGAAGATGTTCCGTCGTTCGTTGTTGCTGCTCGTTGTCGCTGTTCTTCGTTCGGCTCGCGACTGTAACTAGTTGAGCGGAGTTTGCAACATCTCCGCGGGGGACAATTCGTGCCTATCTGCTCGTTCCGAAAGTTGGAAGTTGTGAGCATTTGTCCATGATTCACCTTATATCACGCCCGCCATGCAAGTACGCCACGAAGCTTCGTCCTCAAGAAGGACCGTTGTAGAAGGGTTGCCACTAGAGCCGGAAGAGTATGAGCGATATGGACGCCAAATGATCATGCCTGACTTTGGTCTGCCAGGTAAGCGAGTTAAGCTTGATCAAAAAAGCATAAGCTGACATTGTCTATAGGGCAAGTGAACCTCAAGAATGCAAAAGTTGCAGTCGTCGGCGCCGGCGGACTAGGATGCCCTGTGCTTCAGTATCTTGTTGGTGCTGGTGTTGGTAAGTTCCGCTGCATAAGACATGTCCATCACAAAGAACAGGTATTGACATTATTGAAAGGTACGATCGGTATTATCGACCACGACACTGTTAGTATGAGCAACCTTCATAGACAAATACTGCATACAACAGACCGAATAGGCTTGAATAAAGCCGAATCAGCATGTCAAACACTCCGAGCGTCAGTGTATTGGTGCTTGTAATCTGGTATATGCTGACACTGGTCATATGTAGTCTCAATAACAAGGtcaatctcatccctcATCCCGTTCCAGTCACACCTTCTACAGCATTagatcttcttcgcccCTACTCTATAATACTTGATTGTACTGACCGGCCATTGACACGTTACCTACTTTCCGACGCTGCTGTTAGGTTAGACGTACCCCTTGTTTCCGGAGCCGCCATTTCGTCGGCTGGCCAATGGGCTGTTTATGGAGGCAAGACGAAGTCCGGAAAACGTAGAGCTTGTTACAGATGTATATGGCCTAGCATCTTGCCGGGGAGTGTAGGAACATGTGAGGAGCAAGGAGTTTGGGGTGTCGTTACCGGCATGATCGGTGTTGGCATGGCTGGCGAGGCTATCAAGCTGATCGTcgggaaagaaggtgagCTCGGCTATAGCGTTCGGCAAGACAACAAATTGATTGCAATATCTGCAGATCCAGAGCCTCTTCTacaccttcatcacctGGGATCTAATCCTCTAATACGGACAATACGCATAAAGCCCCCATCCGCGAAATGCATAACTTGTGGACCCGACGCTACCATAACGGATGATCTAGACGTATTCGGATATGAATCTTTCTGCGCTGGCGGAGCCGAAACGAATGATGAGACGGGATTAGTAACTGGTCAGAGTGGTCATAGAATAAGCGTGCAGGTGAGTGTAGCCTACAAAGATTTAGATTTAGCTAATTGGTATACCACAAGGAACTTGATGACTTGTTGCAGGTTGACAAGTCCAAAGTAACGGTAATTGATACGAGACCCCAAGTTGAATTTGGAATTTGTTCCGTTCCAGGTTCTATAAGTAGGTCCTATTCAACCAAAATGACCAACAAGGCCTGACCCATCATAGATATGCCATTACCTACTATCCTTTCAAGCCCAAATGGTATTCAATTGACCCCAGATATCGTTTTTATCTGCCGTAGAGGAAATGATTCCCAGATTGCTGCCGCTGCCCTTCGCAAAGCTCTGGATGCCAAGGGAGATGTCAGGGTGAGAGACGTTAGAGGAGGCCTGAAGGCTTGGGGTCGCGAGGTTGATCTCAATTTCCCTGTGTACTAAACTGTACGTCATGAATTAATATATACATACATCATGCACTAGAGATCCATCATATTGGTTTTGAAAATTCCAAGACCTGAGCGCAGCCAATGTCACCTCTGACGCAAACGAAAGGTGGTCCTTCGCCCTCGTCTCGAGGTCGATTATCAGAAACGACACATTTGATATCCTCACTGCGCAATGATAGTCAGAGATTACTTCTTGAGCACTATCTGTCTGACCCACGGATAAGGACAAGGGCAATCTGCGGGAGTTGGGACGCAAGCTAAGGAAGCAGGACAGACATATCCTGCTCGACAGTGCACTACCGTACTGACATTGAGATTGAGCAAAACATGAGAATTATATACGAGACCCACCTCTTTCACTCTCCGTCCAACCTTTGTGTTGTCTCCCGGGAGCGTGCTGCTcctgttgttgctgctgttgttggaAGCCTCCACCGAAAGGGAAACCCTGCTGGAAGAAGTGACCGAATTGGGCAAAAGCCAGcgggaagaaaaagatggcTAGCAGCACCAAGTTCATTGTAACTCCAGTCGTCTGGATGCGGTTGCGTTTAATGCAGTCAGAAGGCCGTTTTAATAATAAAGGTCGGTTCAAGAGCAGATCCACCGGCTTCGTTCTGTCGCAAGTTCTGTCGGCACCTCGCTCGAGCGCGTtctctcgtcttcgtccACGTCTCTTCCTATTTACATGAGCATGGCTTAGTTACGTAAAACCCCTACGCACCTCATTATTTAATTTATTTATCTTTGTGGAGGCGGAGTAGCCCGGGTTGTGAATCCCCGCTGTCGTCATAAAAATAATATTTATGTCATGTCTGTTGGCCTGGTGCTGAAAGAAGGTGTGAGAGGCTTTTTccttcatcgtccatcGTTCGGCAAATTTCTCGGAAACTTATGTCGACAGCTACCATGATAGCAGCAACGAAATAAGAAAGTATAATGACTACAGTTATCAACTCACTCAACGTTCCAGACCGTAATTCCCAGATAGTGGTCCAGTTCTGCATCGTCATCGGCAGGGCATGAGTATGGCTACAGCTCCAGCAATCATAGCGGCCTCTGACTTTTGACGTCATTCTATGACATTGCCTACCAGGCTTGAGATTTTCCAAGCCAATGGCCCCAAGTTTAGACATATAAGCAGCGCTTATCTTTCCGTCACCAGCAAGGTCCACATACTTGCATTTCACCAACGTTAACTACCTTTTCCAACACACCACACAGAAACAGTTATCAAAATgcctcccccttcttccgtcccAAAGGAGTACCGGCCTGGGTACATCCCCCCTTCCATCACCGGCCAAGCGCAAAAGGATCTCCCAGGAAAGCAAAGGCCCCTTGACCCTACCCCCTTCAACGATGTCATGGCCGATGGCTCCAAGTACAAACCCGCCGGCAAGCTTGAGGGCAAGAACGCTGTCGTGACTGGCGGCGATTCTGGTATTGGTCGAGCCGTTGCCATCCTCTAGTGAGCACTTTGAGCAATCCTGTATATCATTAGCTGACAGGGGATTGCAAAGTGCTCTTGAGGGCGCCAATGTGCTCTTTACCTACCACCCCAGTGAAGAAGCCGATGCCAAGGACACCGTCGATGATATCAAGAAGCGAGCTCCCAAGGCCAAGGTTGAGGCTGTTGCGGCGGAAATCCAAACGGAAAAGGCTTGCTTCGAACTGGCTGACAAGATTAAGAAATGGAGTGGGAACGAGCTCCATGTCTTGTAAGTCTGTATGGAGCATCGTCATCTAATCTGGGCTGATTATTCTTCATAGGGCCAACAATGCAGGTACTCAAAAGGAGATCCCCAACATCGAAGACCTACCGTCAGAGCAATGGAGGCACGTCTTCGACGTTAACATCCACTCCATGTTCTACCTTATTAAGAGCCTTATCCCTATTATGCCTTGGGGCTCTAGTATTATTAACAACGCTTCTATCGTACGTCTGGAAATCTGAGTTTACCGGTGTGCAGTGGCTTACTCTTGACTGCTCGGCATCTTGAAGAATCCCTTCGTTGGCCACCCTAAGGTAAGCTCGCACCAAATTTAGAACAAGTTTAACGGATGACTGACATTGCCTTTTACAGCTCCTGGATTATACTGCCACTAAGGGCGCTATTGTTGGTTTCAGCCGAGCTTTGAGTAACCAGATTGTCGGCGAGAGGGGTATCCGGGTCAACTGCGTCTGCCCTGGACCTAGTGAGTGCACTTGTGGTTATGCGAGCCGATCGAGCTTTACACTGACAGAGCATAGTTTGGACTCCTCTAATTGTCGCTACCATGGGCGAAGAGTCTCTCAAGGCCTTTGGTCCTGGCAGTAAGTGTTTTTTAAACCTATGTAGCATTCACTGATAACCGGATTCAGCTCCCATCGGCCGGGCTGGTCAGCCTGTTGAGGTCGCTACGGCCTTTGTTTTCCTTGCCAGCATCGACTCTTCATATTTCACCGCTCAGTGCTTCCACGTTAATGGTGGTAGCGCTTATTAAATGATGTAATTGTTTTGGTTCGCAAATTTGGTAACTCGGGTCGCCCGGTTATCGCAGCGACAGAAGTAATGAAGGAATTTTAATTCATGATTGAATGTATGATATTGAACAACAAATGATGCTTAGCTATGATGCGAGTCATATATCACAAACAACAAAGGTGAGAAGGATACCAGATAGATCATGAACAAAGCATTTACGCGTCAtctgcttccttctcgagCAATTCACTCGCCTTTTCACATCTTGCTGCAATGTCCGTGTGTCTAATGATTGGTTTGAAATTATGTTGTAACTGGGAAAAAAATATTCAGCCAGCGATTCATGAATAGTTTACAGAATACACCCACTGAAATTAGCTTGTCCGCCGCCCAAAGTCTAGAAGTCATTgtggagatgaaagagaaaagatcTCCAACAGTTTTACAGTTGCAGATCTCGATCTCGTTGATTTTGAGTATAGCAATGGCGACCCGGAAAATGCTCTGCCAGGACACGTCAGTCATATACCATTGACGGTCAAAGGCGAAGATCTCACATCATGCCCTTCGACGAAGAACAAGTCCCAAACTCGAAACAGGGTCTAACGAAAATCATCAGCCTTCATACTCCCAAAGTCGCATGTCTCGACTTACCTCGACGGGCAGACAGTCCGTGAAAAGACTAAGGAACCAGCCAAACGTGATGCT
It contains:
- a CDS encoding glucose and ribitol dehydrogenase — its product is MPPPSSVPKEYRPGYIPPSITGQAQKDLPGKQRPLDPTPFNDVMADGSKYKPAGKLEGKNAVVTGGDSGIGRAVAILYALEGANVLFTYHPSEEADAKDTVDDIKKRAPKAKVEAVAAEIQTEKACFELADKIKKWSGNELHVLANNAGTQKEIPNIEDLPSEQWRHVFDVNIHSMFYLIKSLIPIMPWGSSIINNASINPFVGHPKLLDYTATKGAIVGFSRALSNQIVGERGIRVNCVCPGPIWTPLIVATMGEESLKAFGPGTPIGRAGQPVEVATAFVFLASIDSSYFTAQCFHVNGGSAY
- a CDS encoding adenylyltransferase and sulfurtransferase encodes the protein MQVRHEASSSRRTVVEGLPLEPEEYERYGRQMIMPDFGLPGQVNLKNAKVAVVGAGGLGCPVLQYLVGAGVGTIGIIDHDTVSMSNLHRQILHTTDRIGLNKAESACQTLRALNNKVNLIPHPVPVTPSTALDLLRPYSIILDCTDRPLTRYLLSDAAVRLDVPLVSGAAISSAGQWAVYGGKTKSGKRRACYRCIWPSILPGSVGTCEEQGVWGVVTGMIGVGMAGEAIKLIVGKEDPEPLLHLHHLGSNPLIRTIRIKPPSAKCITCGPDATITDDLDVFGYESFCAGGAETNDETGLVTGQSGHRISVQELDDLLQVDKSKVTVIDTRPQVEFGICSVPGSINMPLPTILSSPNGIQLTPDIVFICRRGNDSQIAAAALRKALDAKGDVRVRDVRGGLKAWGREVDLNFPVY
- a CDS encoding importin subunit beta-1, translated to MNAAQLLQDSLSPNQAARESATQQLEAAARDNFHGYLHTLATELANESQSLDVRYAAGLAFKNGIAARDAINQPVLSERWLALPESATNPLKHLSLSTLGSPQLRAGAVAAQCVSAIAAIELPVGKWPELIPQLLEFVQNQDNTGLRVNTLQAVGYICEVIRPDILAAKSNEILTAVVQGARKEEPSHEVQHAAIQALYNSLEFIRDNFEREGERNYIMQVVCEATQSPSVPVQVGAFECLVQIMHLYYEKMDFYMERALFGLTIMGMKHAEEPVALQAIEFWSTVCEEEIELTAQAQDALQYGDHPEIESKGFAKAALNDILPVLLELLSQQNEDDDEDDWTKSMAAAACLQLLAQNIGDEIVGPVVPFVEAGITRQDWQHREAAVMAFGSILDGPDPMTLAPLVTQALGALISMMQSDPSLQVRDTVAWTLSKITETMLEVIDPSIHLRNFITALVMGLNASPRTCNSCCAALNNLVMQISQPPELLTEEVQTTVMSEYYSGILKELMPIAERPSNQSNSRSAAVQTIATFLSFSANDTLPVVQEVAVAFIARQEALMGMHNQLVGMDDRNNWNDMQINNCVVIAAFIRRSPALAAPFADRIMTNLIQLISASGKQSGVLEEAFSTIGGLASALEAGFNKYMEAFAPYIITALGSHEDYSVAQAGVFITSDIARSVNEGLQPYAESLMSSLIELLRSPIVARQVKPHAISAIGEVALAIGSGFKPFLEATMAILSQAGSTSAPAGDEAMMDFVQTMRESIVDAFIGIMNGFKDSEAGVMLPYAPGILSFLQTCWADEDRSEGFCSASLGLIGDFASAFKNNIKDQITQNWIQEAITSGRSRSASKQSKTNAAYAQHAIKDLLK
- a CDS encoding prefoldin subunit, with translation MATTSSSKQMEVNPRGIPRAPFVDNVDEYVGGKDAEVQTTIKKFEETTAKYRYMEISLQQRRKALLGKIPDITQTLQVVKYLHQRRQKALGHPIEEEKLSDDEDDLDDLDDEEKKEEQPMKTLFELNDTLYAEAEIIETGEVGLWLGANTMLMYPLEEAIDLLSSKLAAAQKSQEETIEDLEWLREQITVMEVNFARVHNWDVKRRREKGQIGQQSGLLPSGKGNDKDDSEDERD